TGGCCCTTCCGTAACTTCATGTGCAAACTGAACACCACTGTGACCTATCTAAACATGTTTGCCAGTGTCTACATCCTGGTGGTGATCAGTGTGgacagatgtgtgtctgtggtgtggcCCGTCTGGGCCCAGAACTGCCGAAATGTGCGCAGGGCGTCCTGTGTGAGTCTGGGTGTTTGGGTACTGGCTCTGATTTTCAGCGCTCCATACTTCATCTTCAGGGACACTGAGCATTATCATGATGAAAAAATTACCATCTGCTTTGACAACTTTGCTCTTTCTGATGATAATAAAACACCATCTGTGATTCAGCTGGGAGAGTTTCGTCATCAGGCCGTGGCCATCACTCGCTTCCTCCTGGGATTTGTTGTCCCCTTCACTGTCATTGTCTCCTGTTATTCTGTGATAATCCATCGTCTCAGGAGGAGCCGCACCTTGGCCAGCCAGTCAAGTCGGTCCTTTAAGATCATTGCTGCTGTTATCACCACTTTTTTCCTGTGCTGGGCTCCTTATCACATCATGAGTCTAATTGAGATGGTTTATTTCATGGGTAGTGGAAGTGAAACATTACAGCTTGTCATTGCTATTGGTTACCCTATAGCCACCAGCCTGGCTTTTCTCAACAGTTGTCTGAACCCACTGCTGTATGTGTTCATGGGCCAAGATTTCAAGGATAAAGTCCGCAAATCCATCCTGAATGTATTGGAGACTGTCTTCCAGGAAGAGGAGACTCCATCTCATACCTACACAAACTCAGTGGTCACCAGTCGTAATTAAAAGAAGTCCCTTTCTGAGGTATAAGGTTGATATGAATTATGATATGAATGAAATGTTCTCTTTAGCACAATAAATACCTTTATTAGTAATCTTTACCATATCTAATTATATGTCTAATGTAGCACTTGCATGATTTTCTTAGCTTAATTTTCCAGTGACTTTA
The window above is part of the Lates calcarifer isolate ASB-BC8 linkage group LG15, TLL_Latcal_v3, whole genome shotgun sequence genome. Proteins encoded here:
- the LOC108890299 gene encoding LOW QUALITY PROTEIN: chemerin-like receptor 1 (The sequence of the model RefSeq protein was modified relative to this genomic sequence to represent the inferred CDS: substituted 1 base at 1 genomic stop codon); the encoded protein is MDMTTTPFYDDNATGASDENYSDGKYYSDYNNFNELTKSFHTLSAIIYSLAFILGVLGNGVVIWVTGFKMKKTVNTVWFLNLAVADFLFTAFLPFTVTYVALDFHWPFRNFMCKLNTTVTYLNMFASVYILVVISVDRCVSVVWPVWAQNCRNVRRASCVSLGVWVLALIFSAPYFIFRDTEHYHDEKITICFDNFALSDDNKTPSVIQLGEFRHQAVAITRFLLGFVVPFTVIVSCYSVIIHRLRRSRTLASQSSRSFKIIAAVITTFFLCWAPYHIMSLIEMVYFMGSGSETLQLVIAIGYPIATSLAFLNSCLNPLLYVFMGQDFKDKVRKSILNVLETVFQEEETPSHTYTNSVVTSRNXKKSLSEV